A region of Natribaculum luteum DNA encodes the following proteins:
- a CDS encoding DUF7511 domain-containing protein, which yields MDGSADVSDDRTARERRFTTEDDSFRYPLETVVVRYEDRSDRCTLLPKDCSDDEKLTTWLTASVEAFVDLDDTR from the coding sequence ATGGACGGGTCCGCCGACGTTTCAGACGATCGCACTGCCCGCGAACGACGTTTCACTACCGAAGACGATTCGTTCCGATATCCCCTCGAAACCGTCGTCGTCCGCTACGAAGACCGTTCCGACCGTTGTACCCTCCTTCCGAAAGACTGCTCCGACGACGAGAAACTGACGACCTGGCTTACCGCGAGCGTGGAGGCGTTCGTCGACCTGGACGACACACGCTGA